In a genomic window of Vigna angularis cultivar LongXiaoDou No.4 chromosome 6, ASM1680809v1, whole genome shotgun sequence:
- the LOC108341102 gene encoding lipase has translation MGKTRWLILVILLYLCAFSNGRGLKTRQKNHPYEYNHTLATILVEYASAVYLSDLTELFTWTCDRCDGLTKGFEMIELVVDVEHCLQAFVGVAEDPHAIIIAFRGTNEHSLQNWIEDLYWKQHDINYPGMDDAMVHRGFYTAYHNTTIRPAILDAIERAKKFYGDIQIIVTGHSMGGAMASFCGLDLTVNKNEKNIQVITFGQPRVGNAVFASLYSELVPCTVRVTNDHDIVPHLPPYYYYLPQKTYHHFPREVWLYNIGLGSLVYSVEKICDGSGEDPNCSRSVAGNSIADHLVYYGVDMGSDEPSSCRIVMNPSIQNASIKDSRGNIILYRDPATPLIKLSGESDNQKNPINVD, from the exons ATGGGGAAAACCAGGTGGTTGATATTGGTTATCCTTTTGTATTTGTGTGCATTCTCTAATGGCAGAG GGCTAAAGACCAGGCAAAAAAATCATCCTTACGAATACAATCATACTCTTGCTACAATATTAGTGGAATATGCTTCTGCG GTATACTTGTCAGATTTAACGGAACTTTTTACATGGACGTGCGACAGGTGTGATGGCTTGACCAAG GGATTTGAGATGATAGAGTTAGTTGTTGATGTCGAGCATTGCTTACAG GCATTTGTTGGAGTGGCCGAGGATCCTCATGCCATCATCATTGCATTCAGAGGAACAAATGAACACAG CTTGCAGAATTGGATTGAAGATTTATACTGGAAGCAGCATGATATAAATTATCCTGGCATGGATGATGCAATG GTACATCGTGGTTTTTACACTGCATACCACAACACAACAATACGTCCTGCAATTTTGGATGCCATAGAAAGAGCAAAGAAGTTTTATGGAGACATTCAAATTATAGTAACAGGGCATTCAATGGGAGGGGCAATGGCTTCATTTTGTGGTCTTGATTTGACG gtaaataaaaatgaaaaaaatatccAAGTTATAACATTTGGACAACCTCGTGTTGGAAATGCTGTTTTTGCATCTCTCTACAGTGAACTAGTTCCATGTACAGTCCGAGTTACAAATGACCATGATATCGTACCGCATTTGCCTccatactattattatttaccGCAGAAGACATACCACCACTTCCCTAGAGAG GTATGGCTTTATAACATTGGATTAGGTAGTCTTGTATACAGCGTGGAGAAGATTTGTGATGGATCTGGCGAGGATCCGAATTGCAGCAG GTCGGTAGCTGGGAATAGCATTGCTGATCACTTGGTCTATTATGGCGTTGACATGGGATCAGATGAGCCTAGTTCATGCAGAATTGTTATGAATCCTTCTATTCAGAATGCTAGCATCAAAGATTCAAGAGGAAACATAATCTTATACAGAGATCCTGCTACCCCTCTCATCAAATTGAGTGGAGAGAGTGACAATCAGAAAAATCCTATCAATGTCGATTGA